One region of Candidatus Jidaibacter acanthamoeba genomic DNA includes:
- a CDS encoding SCO4402 family protein translates to MKKEKLKYPDMRAGIIAALDSLSDREYQNKKWCSPTAAHRFWDSIRFPEGTLIEEMCLDEYPAINLIGYSLLNEKEAELVEKVAKVLVNALDQIGIEQPDSAYINSPLWAEVVKSATEAYDFFKKQGFDKEYIDLLKRHRDKEMSKA, encoded by the coding sequence ATGAAAAAAGAGAAATTAAAATATCCTGATATGAGGGCAGGGATTATAGCTGCATTGGATAGCTTATCAGATAGAGAATATCAAAATAAAAAATGGTGCTCACCCACTGCTGCTCATAGATTTTGGGATAGCATAAGGTTTCCAGAAGGTACTTTAATTGAAGAGATGTGTTTAGATGAGTACCCGGCTATAAATTTAATAGGGTACTCTTTATTAAATGAAAAGGAAGCAGAATTGGTAGAAAAAGTAGCTAAGGTACTAGTAAATGCATTAGATCAGATTGGTATAGAACAACCTGATTCTGCCTATATTAATTCGCCTTTATGGGCAGAAGTAGTTAAATCAGCAACTGAAGCTTATGACTTTTTTAAAAAACAAGGTTTTGACAAAGAGTATATAGACTTATTAAAAAGACATAGAGATAAAGAAATGAGCAAAGCTTAA
- a CDS encoding glycoside hydrolase TIM-barrel-like domain-containing protein gives MTKHLNEKITSLVISPGSGEFIYSPLIIYDKDNTPLNANSNSTKSNILLTIEQLKHDFPNLKNVSLLVGWFANKVEANNISIVPKVETSVPVQGEDWQVGKYTRNTAKLVSQVNGKPSWGGTPNDKSVVEVCELLKANGYNITLYPILFVDQPNKPWRGFIHATSDQEIEHFFYEYTKFIMHYTTLEYESKKLKDYISSFIIGSKFKDLLKYRSSNNEFLAVEKLILLANKVKSEVGKKVKLTYAANWDEYHHTDNGWHHLDSLWASDNIDYIGINAYFPLTDNLPQENISYDIIKEGWESGEYYDYIKNKNGKQIPIKPDWAIKNIEYWWKNYHYNPDVKVTKWRPKLKPIIFTEIGFPSIDGCTNQPNLYIDLTTSNTKLPPNSKGLVDYKAQQIALEATLDYWQDKESKQGNIGLIGDKGAFVYSIDARYDFYNWPKNYADTENYKYGHWVKLNSTPDLNASSFNFAIPSLIIISICVIIMAYKAR, from the coding sequence GTGACTAAGCACCTAAATGAAAAAATAACATCATTAGTAATAAGCCCCGGCTCCGGTGAATTTATCTATTCGCCATTAATAATTTATGATAAAGATAATACTCCATTAAATGCTAACTCAAATTCAACAAAATCAAATATTCTACTAACGATTGAACAACTGAAGCATGACTTTCCAAACTTAAAAAATGTTTCTTTATTAGTAGGTTGGTTTGCCAATAAAGTAGAAGCAAATAATATTAGTATAGTCCCAAAAGTTGAAACTAGCGTACCTGTACAAGGTGAAGATTGGCAAGTAGGTAAATATACTAGAAATACAGCAAAGTTAGTATCTCAAGTCAACGGAAAACCTAGCTGGGGCGGAACCCCAAATGATAAGTCAGTTGTAGAAGTATGTGAATTATTAAAAGCGAATGGTTATAATATTACATTATACCCTATACTCTTTGTTGATCAGCCTAATAAACCTTGGCGAGGATTTATCCATGCTACATCCGATCAGGAAATAGAACATTTTTTTTATGAGTATACAAAATTTATAATGCATTATACTACACTTGAATATGAGAGTAAAAAACTGAAAGATTACATCAGTAGCTTCATAATAGGGTCAAAGTTTAAGGACTTACTAAAGTATAGAAGCTCAAATAACGAATTCTTAGCTGTTGAAAAGCTAATATTACTAGCAAACAAAGTTAAATCAGAGGTAGGAAAAAAGGTAAAATTAACATATGCAGCTAACTGGGACGAATACCACCATACTGATAATGGGTGGCATCATTTAGATTCTTTATGGGCATCTGACAATATAGATTATATAGGAATAAATGCATACTTTCCACTTACTGATAACTTACCGCAAGAGAATATAAGTTATGATATAATAAAGGAAGGGTGGGAAAGCGGAGAGTATTATGATTATATTAAAAACAAGAATGGCAAACAGATACCGATTAAACCGGATTGGGCAATAAAAAATATTGAGTATTGGTGGAAAAACTACCATTACAACCCGGATGTAAAGGTAACTAAATGGCGACCTAAATTGAAGCCTATAATTTTCACTGAAATTGGCTTTCCTTCTATAGACGGGTGTACTAACCAACCTAACTTATACATTGATTTAACAACGAGTAATACTAAATTACCCCCAAATTCAAAAGGACTAGTAGATTATAAAGCTCAGCAAATAGCACTTGAAGCCACTTTAGACTATTGGCAAGATAAAGAGTCAAAACAAGGTAATATAGGACTAATCGGAGATAAAGGAGCCTTCGTTTATAGTATAGATGCAAGATATGATTTTTACAATTGGCCTAAAAATTATGCAGATACGGAAAATTATAAATATGGTCATTGGGTTAAATTAAATAGTACACCTGATTTAAATGCAAGTAGCT